One Hevea brasiliensis isolate MT/VB/25A 57/8 chromosome 5, ASM3005281v1, whole genome shotgun sequence genomic region harbors:
- the LOC110650509 gene encoding syntaxin-61 isoform X1, with protein MSSAQDPFYIVKEEIQESIDKLLSTFHQWERASSDPEDQMHLTKKLVAGCESIEWQVDELDKAIAVAARDPSWYGIDEVELEKRRRWTSTARVQVGNVKKAVVAGKEVNTNGTTSVNGMRRELIRLQNSHQKDKSNPYAQDDDFIQSESDRQLLLIKQQDEELDELSASVERIGGVGLTIHEELLAQEKIIDDLGMEMDSTSNRLDFVQKKVAMVMKKAGAKGQIMMILFLIVLFIILFVLVFLT; from the exons ATGTCTTCAGCTCAAGATCCATTTTATATCGTGAAAGAGGAAATTCAAGAGTCT ATTGATAAGCTGCTATCTACTTTTCACCAATGGGAACGGGCTTCTTCTGATCCTGAAGACCAAATGCATCTCACAAAGAAGCTAGTTGCCGGTTGTGAGAGCATTGAGTGGCAG GTGGATGAGCTAGACAAAGCAATTGCTGTAGCAGCTAGAGATCCTTCTTGGTATGGGATTGATGAAGTAGAGCTTGAAAAACGAAGGAGATGGACTAGCACTGCTCGTGTTCAG GTGGGCAATGTGAAGAAAGCAGTTGTAGCTGGAAAAGAGGTGAATACTAATGGGACTACCAGTGTAAATGGAATGCGCAGAGAGTTAATTAGGCTGCAAAATTCTCATCAGAAAGATAAATCCAACCCATATGCTCAAGATGATGATTTTATACAATCAGAATCAGATAGACAATTGCTTCTTATAAA GCAACAGGATGAGGAGTTGGATGAGCTTAGTGCAAGTGTGGAGCGAATTGGAGGTGTTGGGCTTACTATACATGAAGAACTCCTTGCACAG GAAAAGATTATAGACGATTTGGGTATGGAAATGGACAGTACATCAAATCGTCTCGATTTTGTTCAG AAAAAAGTAGCTATGGTAATGAAGAAAGCCGGTGCAAAGGGACAGATCATgatgattttatttttgatcgTTTTGTTCATTATTTTATTTGTTCTGGTTTTTCTTACTTAA
- the LOC110650509 gene encoding syntaxin-61 isoform X2 encodes MHLTKKLVAGCESIEWQVDELDKAIAVAARDPSWYGIDEVELEKRRRWTSTARVQVGNVKKAVVAGKEVNTNGTTSVNGMRRELIRLQNSHQKDKSNPYAQDDDFIQSESDRQLLLIKQQDEELDELSASVERIGGVGLTIHEELLAQEKIIDDLGMEMDSTSNRLDFVQKKVAMVMKKAGAKGQIMMILFLIVLFIILFVLVFLT; translated from the exons ATGCATCTCACAAAGAAGCTAGTTGCCGGTTGTGAGAGCATTGAGTGGCAG GTGGATGAGCTAGACAAAGCAATTGCTGTAGCAGCTAGAGATCCTTCTTGGTATGGGATTGATGAAGTAGAGCTTGAAAAACGAAGGAGATGGACTAGCACTGCTCGTGTTCAG GTGGGCAATGTGAAGAAAGCAGTTGTAGCTGGAAAAGAGGTGAATACTAATGGGACTACCAGTGTAAATGGAATGCGCAGAGAGTTAATTAGGCTGCAAAATTCTCATCAGAAAGATAAATCCAACCCATATGCTCAAGATGATGATTTTATACAATCAGAATCAGATAGACAATTGCTTCTTATAAA GCAACAGGATGAGGAGTTGGATGAGCTTAGTGCAAGTGTGGAGCGAATTGGAGGTGTTGGGCTTACTATACATGAAGAACTCCTTGCACAG GAAAAGATTATAGACGATTTGGGTATGGAAATGGACAGTACATCAAATCGTCTCGATTTTGTTCAG AAAAAAGTAGCTATGGTAATGAAGAAAGCCGGTGCAAAGGGACAGATCATgatgattttatttttgatcgTTTTGTTCATTATTTTATTTGTTCTGGTTTTTCTTACTTAA